In Collimonas arenae, a single genomic region encodes these proteins:
- a CDS encoding MFS transporter, with amino-acid sequence MRKLSADPMLRHHDFRRFWLTTTIASFGEQISSLAIPLTAVLLLHATPAQMGTLIALQTLPFALFSLPAGVWLDRRSKYPVLLWSEFMFGCVLVVIPISYWLGLLSMHVLYTVGFMMGIGFVVGGSAAQVFLAQLVGREHLLDAQSKFAATDSMARLIGPGIAGMLVQVLTAPVAVLVNALSFLSSWWNLRYLRKRDPYPAPSNRHPFREMVDGIKMVKNHEVLWALAWGTALWQILFNGYLALQILFATRQLGMSPGVLGAAQTLGGFGVLVSSMLLKPLSRKFGSGRTILIGLGGTALAWMLLAMIPPTLFGSSLLSALAYGIVVFVFDCSAMLYFMPYLALRLKLTPDAFHGRMVSTMRFMTVAAAPLGALSAGWIAEHLGVRSGLIAIAVGGGLLTFGLIKASPLRDIRD; translated from the coding sequence ATGCGCAAACTGTCGGCCGATCCGATGTTGCGCCATCACGACTTTCGCCGCTTCTGGCTGACCACCACCATCGCCAGCTTTGGCGAACAAATCAGCAGTCTTGCCATTCCACTGACCGCGGTATTGTTGCTGCACGCGACACCGGCCCAGATGGGCACCCTGATCGCCTTGCAGACACTGCCGTTCGCCTTGTTTTCCCTGCCGGCCGGGGTATGGCTGGATCGCCGCAGTAAATATCCGGTGCTGTTGTGGTCGGAATTCATGTTCGGCTGTGTGCTGGTGGTAATTCCGATCAGTTATTGGCTGGGTCTGCTGTCAATGCATGTGTTGTACACAGTGGGATTCATGATGGGCATCGGCTTTGTGGTGGGCGGCAGCGCTGCGCAGGTATTTTTGGCGCAACTGGTTGGGCGTGAACATCTGCTCGACGCCCAAAGCAAATTTGCTGCTACTGACTCAATGGCGCGCCTGATCGGTCCTGGCATCGCCGGCATGCTGGTGCAGGTGTTGACGGCGCCGGTGGCGGTGCTGGTGAATGCGCTCAGCTTCCTGTCGTCCTGGTGGAATCTGCGTTATTTGCGCAAGCGCGATCCCTATCCAGCACCATCCAACCGCCATCCGTTCCGCGAAATGGTGGATGGCATCAAGATGGTGAAAAATCATGAGGTACTGTGGGCGTTGGCCTGGGGCACGGCGCTGTGGCAAATCTTGTTCAACGGTTACCTGGCGCTGCAGATTTTGTTTGCCACCCGACAGCTGGGTATGTCGCCGGGCGTATTGGGCGCAGCGCAAACGCTGGGAGGCTTCGGCGTGCTGGTCAGTTCGATGCTGTTGAAACCGCTGTCGCGCAAGTTTGGCAGCGGCCGCACGATCCTGATCGGTCTCGGCGGCACGGCGCTGGCGTGGATGCTGCTGGCGATGATTCCGCCGACGCTGTTCGGCTCGTCGCTGCTGAGCGCGCTGGCTTACGGGATCGTCGTGTTTGTGTTCGATTGCAGCGCCATGCTGTATTTCATGCCGTACCTGGCCTTACGGCTCAAGCTGACGCCGGACGCTTTTCATGGCCGCATGGTATCGACAATGCGTTTCATGACGGTTGCCGCAGCGCCTTTAGGTGCCTTGTCAGCCGGGTGGATCGCAGAACATCTGGGGGTGCGCAGCGGCTTGATTGCGATTGCAGTGGGTGGTGGGCTGCTGACTTTCGGGCTGATAAAGGCGTCGCCTTTACGCGATATCCGGGATTAA
- a CDS encoding DUF4440 domain-containing protein, producing MSTLTPSAHNADQAEIDALVKAFFSVFTNKNGVKPDVDAIHRMFIPQGLIIRCNDTEREIYTLQQFIAPRLELLNGGRLVDFQEQEVSARTDIFGGIAQRYCVYEKSGVLDGKAFHAYGVKTVQLVRMDDGWKMVSLAWEDERDGLAIPDQFKI from the coding sequence ATGTCCACTCTTACGCCATCTGCACATAACGCTGACCAAGCTGAAATTGACGCATTGGTAAAGGCCTTCTTTTCTGTATTCACCAACAAGAATGGCGTCAAACCGGATGTCGATGCCATCCATCGCATGTTCATTCCCCAAGGCTTGATCATCAGATGCAACGATACAGAACGCGAAATCTATACGTTGCAGCAATTTATCGCGCCGCGCCTGGAATTGCTGAATGGCGGCCGGCTGGTCGATTTCCAGGAACAGGAAGTCTCGGCGCGCACGGATATTTTTGGCGGCATCGCCCAACGTTACTGCGTGTATGAAAAGAGCGGCGTGCTGGACGGCAAGGCGTTCCATGCCTATGGCGTCAAGACCGTGCAACTGGTCCGCATGGACGATGGCTGGAAAATGGTGTCGCTGGCCTGGGAAGATGAACGGGACGGACTAGCTATCCCGGATCAGTTCAAGATCTGA
- a CDS encoding efflux transporter outer membrane subunit gives MKTFNLKLTTLMAALVLAGCSTTKPPEQVSVDMPSQYRETAGLEGSWKVAQPADAADRGAWWSVFNDADLSKLIDQATQSSPTLVMAMARVKEARATAGLADADRAFQLGVGFGPTRQGTASATSTQWQAQLGASYEVDLFGRLSDSSRAARLDAEGQEAAYRSVLLALQADVAQQYFAIRSLDSELDVLQQTVKLRQENLRLVQHRYDAGDTSELDVAQANTELSVTQAEQEGVSRSRAQRDHALAILLGKAPAQFTLATAPIQPVTVNVPPGLPSDLLERRPDIAQAQRQLAAASARIGVAKAGFFPSLVLTASGGFASDALHNLFQWSSRSWMLGPLVGSILNMPLLDGGRNKANLAKADANYESVVANYRQQVLVGFQDVEDNLSAMRTLDNQIRFQEDAVKSAQLAARLADSRYKNGSTSYFEVIDAQRSSLAAQRAKSQSVGQRAVASVGLIRALGGGWNAPANTAALAMAK, from the coding sequence ATGAAAACATTTAACCTGAAACTGACCACGCTGATGGCGGCGCTGGTGCTGGCGGGCTGCTCGACCACCAAACCGCCTGAGCAAGTATCAGTGGACATGCCGTCACAGTACCGCGAAACCGCTGGCCTCGAAGGCAGCTGGAAAGTCGCACAGCCTGCCGACGCCGCCGACCGCGGCGCCTGGTGGTCGGTATTCAACGATGCCGACCTCAGCAAGCTGATCGACCAGGCGACCCAGTCCAGTCCAACGCTGGTGATGGCGATGGCGCGCGTCAAGGAAGCCCGCGCCACCGCCGGCCTGGCCGACGCCGACCGCGCGTTCCAGCTGGGTGTGGGCTTCGGTCCAACGCGCCAGGGCACGGCCAGTGCAACTTCAACCCAATGGCAGGCACAATTGGGGGCGTCTTATGAAGTTGACTTGTTCGGTCGCCTGTCGGACAGCAGTCGCGCCGCCCGTCTCGACGCAGAGGGACAGGAAGCTGCGTATCGCTCGGTGTTGCTGGCTTTGCAGGCCGACGTCGCCCAGCAGTACTTTGCGATCCGCTCGCTTGATTCGGAACTCGACGTACTGCAACAAACCGTGAAGCTGCGACAAGAAAACCTGCGCCTGGTGCAGCACCGCTATGACGCCGGCGACACCAGCGAGCTGGATGTGGCGCAAGCCAACACCGAGCTATCGGTAACCCAGGCCGAACAGGAAGGCGTCAGCCGCAGCCGCGCCCAGCGCGATCATGCATTGGCGATCCTGCTCGGCAAAGCGCCGGCGCAGTTCACACTGGCGACTGCGCCAATACAACCTGTCACCGTCAACGTGCCGCCTGGTTTGCCGTCGGATTTGCTGGAACGTCGTCCGGATATCGCCCAGGCACAACGCCAACTGGCCGCCGCCAGCGCCCGTATCGGCGTCGCCAAGGCAGGATTTTTTCCGAGCCTGGTGCTGACCGCGTCCGGCGGCTTCGCTTCGGATGCGCTGCACAACCTGTTCCAGTGGTCTAGCCGCAGCTGGATGCTGGGACCGCTGGTTGGCAGCATACTGAATATGCCTTTGCTGGACGGCGGCCGCAACAAAGCCAATCTGGCCAAGGCTGACGCCAACTATGAATCGGTGGTGGCGAATTACCGACAACAGGTGCTGGTCGGCTTCCAGGACGTCGAAGACAACCTGAGCGCCATGCGGACCCTGGATAACCAGATCCGCTTCCAGGAGGATGCGGTGAAATCGGCGCAACTTGCCGCACGTCTCGCCGACTCCCGCTACAAAAATGGCTCCACCAGTTATTTTGAGGTGATCGATGCGCAACGCTCCAGTCTCGCCGCGCAACGAGCGAAGAGTCAAAGCGTCGGTCAGCGAGCAGTGGCTTCAGTGGGCTTGATCCGGGCGCTGGGAGGCGGCTGGAATGCTCCTGCGAACACGGCAGCGCTGGCCATGGCCAAATAA
- a CDS encoding efflux RND transporter permease subunit — protein sequence MNISKFFIDRPIFAGVLSAIILIGGLISMLSLPISEYPEVIPPSVIVKAQYPGANPQTIAETVATPIEEQINGVEGMLYMSSQATSDGLMTLTITFKLGTSPDLAQQLVQNRVNQALPRLPDVVQRLGVTTVKSSPNLTMVVHLLSPNDRYDMAYLRNYAVLNVKDRLARLPGIGSVQLFGSGDYSMRVWLDPRKVAERGLAATDVVNAIREQNVNVAAGVIGASPSVPGVNYQISVNARGRLANEEEFGNIVIRTSPDGVVTYLKDVARIELGASEYALRSLLDNKQAVAIPIFQAPGSNALEISDNVRATMAELKKDMPEGVDYKIVYDPTQFVRSSIEAVVHTLLEAILLVVIVVIIFLQTWRASIIPLLAVPISVIGTFAVMMGLGFSINALSLFGLVLAIGIVVDDAIVVVENVERNIENGLSAKEATYKAMREVSGPIVAIALTLCAVFVPLAFVSGLTGEFFKQFALTIAISTVISAFNSLTLSPALAALLLKGHGAKKDGFQRAIDSVFGGFFKVFNRVFHRGSTLYGEGVTGILKRKTAALGVYAVLIGLTMLLFHTVPNGFIPAQDKQYLVGFAQLPDAASLDRTEDVMRKMSEIALKQPGVESAVAFPGLSINGFVNSPNSGIVFTTLKPFDERRSADQSGEAIAQQLNQKFSAIQGAFIAVFPPPPVQGLGTIGGFKLQIEDRGALGNQALNDALQAFMAKAHQAPELAGMFSSFQINVPQLYADVDRVRAQQLGVSIPSVFDTLQIYLGSLYVNDFNKFGRTFQVRVQADAPFRAHAEDIGLLKARNDKGEMVPLSSLLKMTQSYGPDQAVRYNAFPSADVNGGPAPGYSTGQAQAVVERIAAETLPRGISYEWTEITYQDKIAGNTLFIILPLSILLVFFVLAAQYESLTLPLAVLLIVPMGILSAIAGVWLTKGDNNIFTQISLIVLVGLACKNAILIVEFAHELELQGRSIYAAAIEAARLRLRPILMTSIAFIAGVVPLILSSGAGAEMRHAMGVAVFSGMIGVTAFGLFLTPIFYVLLRTLASRWTHPKHEAEAYRDHNNGHGSASHSSAAPAIATTAQIEGI from the coding sequence ATGAATATTTCTAAATTCTTTATCGACCGCCCCATCTTTGCGGGCGTGTTATCTGCGATCATTTTGATCGGCGGCCTGATTTCCATGCTCAGCCTGCCGATCTCCGAATACCCGGAAGTGATTCCGCCCTCGGTGATCGTCAAGGCGCAGTATCCAGGCGCCAATCCGCAAACCATCGCGGAAACCGTCGCCACGCCGATCGAGGAGCAGATCAACGGCGTCGAAGGCATGCTCTACATGTCTTCGCAAGCGACTTCCGACGGCCTGATGACACTGACCATCACTTTCAAACTCGGCACCTCGCCCGATCTGGCGCAACAACTGGTGCAGAACCGTGTCAACCAGGCGTTGCCACGGCTGCCGGATGTGGTGCAGCGGCTGGGCGTGACCACGGTCAAGAGTTCACCCAACCTGACCATGGTGGTGCACTTGCTGTCGCCTAACGACCGCTACGACATGGCCTACCTGCGCAACTATGCGGTGTTGAATGTCAAGGATCGCCTGGCGCGCTTGCCTGGCATCGGTTCAGTACAGCTGTTCGGTTCCGGCGATTACTCGATGCGGGTCTGGCTCGATCCGCGCAAAGTGGCTGAGCGTGGCCTGGCGGCGACCGATGTGGTGAACGCCATCCGCGAACAGAACGTCAACGTTGCAGCCGGCGTGATCGGTGCTTCGCCGTCCGTACCTGGCGTGAATTACCAAATCTCTGTGAATGCTCGCGGCCGCCTGGCGAACGAAGAAGAGTTTGGCAACATCGTCATCCGTACCTCTCCGGATGGCGTGGTGACCTATCTGAAAGATGTGGCGCGGATCGAACTGGGCGCCAGCGAATACGCCCTGCGCTCGCTGCTCGACAACAAGCAAGCCGTGGCGATTCCGATCTTCCAGGCGCCCGGCTCAAATGCGCTGGAAATCTCCGACAACGTCCGCGCCACCATGGCCGAACTGAAAAAAGACATGCCGGAAGGCGTCGACTACAAGATCGTCTACGATCCGACCCAGTTCGTCCGCTCGTCCATCGAAGCGGTGGTGCACACGCTGCTGGAAGCGATCCTGCTGGTCGTGATCGTGGTGATCATCTTCCTGCAAACCTGGCGCGCTTCGATCATCCCGCTGTTGGCAGTGCCGATTTCTGTGATCGGCACTTTCGCGGTGATGATGGGCCTGGGCTTTTCGATCAACGCATTAAGCCTGTTCGGGCTGGTGCTGGCGATCGGGATTGTGGTCGATGACGCCATCGTGGTGGTGGAAAACGTCGAACGCAATATTGAAAACGGTTTATCTGCCAAGGAAGCAACCTACAAGGCGATGCGCGAAGTCTCCGGACCGATCGTGGCCATCGCCCTGACCTTGTGTGCGGTGTTCGTCCCGCTGGCTTTCGTCAGCGGCCTGACCGGCGAGTTCTTCAAGCAGTTTGCGCTGACCATCGCCATCTCGACCGTGATCTCGGCATTCAACTCGCTCACCTTGTCGCCAGCCCTGGCCGCTCTGCTGCTCAAAGGCCACGGCGCCAAGAAAGACGGCTTCCAGCGCGCCATCGACAGCGTCTTCGGCGGTTTCTTTAAGGTGTTCAACCGCGTCTTCCATCGCGGCTCGACCTTGTATGGCGAAGGCGTGACCGGTATTCTCAAACGCAAAACAGCAGCGCTCGGCGTCTACGCAGTACTGATCGGCCTTACCATGCTGCTGTTCCATACCGTGCCGAACGGCTTTATCCCGGCGCAAGACAAACAGTACCTGGTCGGTTTCGCCCAGTTGCCGGACGCCGCCTCGCTGGACCGCACCGAGGACGTGATGCGCAAGATGTCCGAGATCGCGCTGAAACAGCCTGGTGTGGAATCCGCCGTGGCCTTCCCCGGCCTGTCGATCAACGGCTTCGTCAACAGCCCTAACTCCGGCATCGTCTTCACTACGCTGAAACCGTTTGACGAACGCCGTAGCGCCGACCAGAGCGGTGAAGCGATTGCACAACAGCTGAACCAGAAATTCTCGGCAATCCAAGGCGCCTTCATTGCAGTATTCCCGCCACCGCCGGTACAAGGCTTAGGCACAATCGGCGGCTTCAAGCTGCAAATCGAAGACCGTGGCGCGCTGGGCAACCAAGCGTTGAACGATGCGCTGCAGGCATTCATGGCGAAAGCGCACCAGGCGCCGGAACTGGCAGGCATGTTCTCCAGCTTCCAGATCAACGTACCGCAGTTGTACGCTGATGTCGACCGGGTGCGTGCGCAGCAGCTGGGCGTATCGATCCCGTCGGTGTTCGATACCTTGCAAATTTACCTGGGCTCTTTGTACGTGAACGACTTCAACAAGTTCGGCCGCACCTTCCAGGTACGGGTCCAGGCAGATGCGCCGTTCCGCGCCCACGCTGAAGACATCGGCTTGCTCAAGGCACGTAACGACAAGGGAGAAATGGTGCCGCTGTCGTCGCTGCTGAAGATGACGCAAAGCTATGGTCCCGACCAGGCAGTACGTTACAACGCTTTCCCTTCGGCCGACGTCAATGGCGGTCCTGCTCCGGGTTATAGCACCGGCCAGGCCCAGGCGGTGGTAGAACGCATTGCGGCCGAGACACTGCCACGCGGCATCAGCTACGAATGGACCGAAATCACCTATCAGGACAAGATCGCCGGCAATACGCTGTTCATCATCTTGCCGCTGTCGATCCTGCTGGTGTTCTTCGTGCTCGCCGCACAGTATGAAAGCCTGACCCTGCCGCTGGCGGTATTGCTGATCGTGCCGATGGGGATTCTCTCTGCAATTGCAGGAGTCTGGTTGACCAAAGGCGATAACAATATCTTCACCCAGATCAGTCTGATCGTGCTGGTGGGGCTAGCGTGCAAGAACGCCATCTTGATTGTCGAGTTTGCGCATGAACTGGAACTGCAGGGCCGCTCCATCTACGCCGCTGCGATTGAAGCTGCGCGTCTGCGCCTGCGGCCTATTCTGATGACCTCGATCGCCTTTATCGCCGGTGTGGTGCCGCTGATCCTGTCGAGCGGCGCCGGCGCAGAAATGCGCCATGCCATGGGTGTGGCCGTGTTCTCGGGAATGATCGGAGTGACCGCTTTCGGCCTGTTCCTGACGCCAATCTTTTATGTACTGTTGCGCACCCTGGCGTCGCGCTGGACACATCCCAAGCATGAAGCCGAGGCTTATCGCGACCACAACAACGGTCACGGCTCTGCATCGCACAGCAGCGCAGCGCCTGCAATCGCGACTACAGCGCAAATTGAAGGAATTTGA
- a CDS encoding efflux RND transporter periplasmic adaptor subunit, with translation MRTSTPLFSRKAIAIAVGIVILAAAGTFTLTSRAAKPSGPPPAAASVSVAAALEKSVTEWDDFSGRVEAIERVEIRPRVSGTIDAVHFQEGQLVKKGDLLFTIDPRPYQAELARAVATQAGAQAGLSLAKTELARTSRLIEEHAVAQRELDQRNNALLEADASLKAADAAVLTARLNLQYTAISAPVSGRVSRAEITVGNLVGAGVSSPALTTVVSVSPVYVNFEVDEQTYIRYAANGAVGNSGVSHLPVSIGLASEDGYPHQGQIKAFDNRLDTASGTMRVRAVFDNPNGTLTPGMYARVRTGGAAAETAVLIDDKAVGTDQDKKYVMVLGADNKVTYRMVKLGPIVDGLRVVRSGLKKDERIVVNGLQRIRPNDLVTPVTVAMGGEELAPAKNALAVAAAK, from the coding sequence ATGCGCACTTCGACACCATTATTTTCACGCAAAGCCATTGCAATCGCCGTCGGCATCGTCATCCTGGCCGCCGCCGGAACTTTCACGCTCACCAGCCGCGCCGCCAAGCCGTCCGGCCCGCCACCAGCAGCGGCATCCGTTTCGGTAGCAGCGGCACTGGAAAAATCCGTCACCGAATGGGATGATTTTTCCGGCCGCGTCGAGGCCATCGAACGCGTGGAAATACGCCCGCGCGTCTCCGGCACTATCGACGCCGTGCATTTCCAGGAAGGCCAGCTGGTCAAGAAAGGCGACCTGCTGTTTACTATCGATCCGCGCCCTTATCAGGCAGAACTGGCGCGTGCGGTCGCCACCCAGGCCGGCGCCCAGGCTGGATTGTCGCTGGCTAAAACCGAACTGGCCCGCACCAGCCGCCTGATCGAAGAACACGCGGTCGCACAGCGTGAACTGGACCAGCGCAACAATGCTCTGCTGGAAGCCGACGCCAGTTTGAAAGCAGCGGACGCCGCTGTATTGACCGCCCGCCTGAATCTGCAATACACCGCGATCTCAGCGCCGGTCAGCGGCCGCGTCTCGCGCGCTGAAATCACGGTCGGCAACCTGGTCGGGGCCGGCGTCAGCTCCCCTGCCCTGACCACCGTCGTGTCGGTATCGCCGGTGTACGTCAACTTTGAGGTGGATGAGCAAACCTATATCCGCTACGCCGCCAACGGCGCAGTCGGCAATTCCGGCGTCAGTCATTTGCCGGTGTCGATCGGACTGGCGAGCGAAGACGGATATCCGCACCAGGGCCAGATCAAGGCTTTCGACAACCGCCTCGACACGGCATCCGGCACGATGCGGGTACGCGCCGTATTCGACAATCCGAACGGCACCCTGACTCCCGGTATGTACGCGCGCGTGCGCACCGGCGGCGCAGCGGCGGAAACCGCCGTATTGATCGACGACAAGGCGGTCGGCACCGACCAGGACAAGAAGTACGTGATGGTGCTCGGCGCTGACAACAAGGTCACCTATCGCATGGTCAAGCTAGGGCCGATCGTTGACGGCCTGCGGGTAGTGCGCTCCGGCCTCAAGAAAGATGAACGAATTGTCGTCAATGGCTTGCAACGGATCCGGCCGAACGACCTGGTCACACCGGTGACAGTCGCCATGGGCGGTGAAGAACTCGCCCCGGCGAAGAACGCATTGGCCGTGGCTGCAGCTAAATAA
- a CDS encoding TetR/AcrR family transcriptional regulator has product MLVFWRYGYEATSLNDLTSAMGITPPSLYTAFGDKERLFLEAVDYYLEKKPCFFASIAAEALTAKEAIRSYLEVIAVSQSDPKQPPGCMVVTSATNCTAASSHVQEVLADYRMQMENGIKERLDRGISEGDLAADTDTAALASFLVTVIHGMSTQARDNASREKLLAIGAQAMRAWPDPL; this is encoded by the coding sequence ATGCTGGTTTTTTGGCGTTATGGCTATGAAGCGACGTCGCTCAATGACCTGACCAGCGCCATGGGGATTACTCCGCCCAGCCTGTACACGGCATTCGGCGACAAGGAACGCTTGTTCCTTGAGGCGGTGGACTATTATCTGGAGAAAAAGCCCTGCTTCTTTGCCTCGATCGCTGCCGAAGCATTGACCGCCAAAGAGGCGATCCGCAGCTATCTTGAAGTCATCGCGGTGTCGCAAAGCGATCCCAAGCAGCCGCCTGGTTGTATGGTGGTCACTTCGGCCACCAATTGCACTGCGGCGTCATCGCATGTCCAGGAAGTGTTGGCGGATTACCGGATGCAAATGGAGAACGGCATCAAGGAACGTCTGGATCGTGGTATCAGCGAAGGCGATCTGGCAGCCGATACGGATACTGCAGCGCTGGCCAGTTTCCTCGTTACAGTGATCCACGGCATGTCGACGCAGGCGCGTGACAACGCCAGCCGTGAAAAATTGCTAGCGATCGGTGCGCAGGCAATGCGCGCATGGCCGGATCCGCTGTGA
- a CDS encoding transposase, with amino-acid sequence MKLRDEQWQKLEPMLTGKQSDPGARAKNNRLFIEAVIWIVLNKSLWRHLPQQFGSSSTVYMRFRRWTECGFWRQLAQSKIEDDELVLMLEKIVEYGDMYTQRIEQRLVRKAQKTIYQSAISAAKAVQPVRRTQFAAEESTLHWVGLVTS; translated from the coding sequence ATGAAACTTCGAGATGAGCAATGGCAAAAGCTGGAGCCTATGCTGACCGGCAAGCAAAGCGATCCCGGTGCACGTGCAAAAAACAATCGTCTGTTCATTGAAGCTGTCATATGGATCGTACTCAACAAAAGCCTGTGGCGTCACCTGCCGCAACAGTTCGGCAGTTCCAGTACGGTATACATGCGTTTCCGGCGGTGGACTGAGTGTGGTTTCTGGCGCCAACTGGCGCAAAGCAAGATTGAAGATGACGAGCTGGTATTGATGCTGGAGAAGATAGTCGAGTATGGCGATATGTATACGCAGCGCATAGAACAGCGCCTGGTCAGAAAAGCCCAGAAGACCATCTACCAATCTGCCATCAGTGCCGCCAAGGCTGTCCAGCCGGTCCGCCGTACACAGTTTGCCGCAGAGGAGTCGACGTTGCACTGGGTCGGTCTGGTGACTTCGTAA